From a region of the Candidatus Azobacteroides pseudotrichonymphae genomovar. CFP2 genome:
- a CDS encoding PstA family ABC transporter permease → MKLKFIEEKFFNGLMVISTMIVFAFVGSIIWIILTRGLPALSWDMITKLPSGGFYLDGGGGILNAIVGSLLIVSGSTIVGLVVSVHVIFYINVFLPKDSKLSYFIRLSFDVLYGIPSIVYGAFAFIIMTFFGLKASLLGGILVITLLVIPIFVRSMDEVAKSVSKDLLDSIYSLGATKSEAGMIIGRQIAPGIITATLLSIGRAIGDTAGVMFTAGFTDNIPVVPWRDQAATLPLSVFFQLSSPIPEVREHAYAAALLLTIIVLLLSLSGRLAVGRLSRNKIN, encoded by the coding sequence ATGAAACTGAAATTTATAGAAGAAAAGTTTTTTAATGGATTAATGGTGATATCTACAATGATTGTATTTGCTTTTGTTGGAAGTATCATTTGGATAATTTTGACTAGAGGGTTGCCTGCTTTGTCGTGGGATATGATAACTAAGTTACCTAGTGGTGGATTTTATTTAGATGGTGGAGGTGGTATTTTAAATGCTATTGTTGGTTCATTGCTGATTGTATCAGGCTCTACTATAGTGGGTTTAGTTGTTAGTGTTCATGTTATTTTTTACATAAATGTTTTTTTACCCAAAGATTCAAAGTTATCTTATTTTATACGTCTTTCGTTTGATGTTCTCTATGGCATTCCTTCTATCGTTTATGGAGCTTTCGCTTTTATTATTATGACGTTTTTTGGATTGAAAGCATCCTTATTAGGTGGTATTTTGGTTATAACACTTTTAGTTATTCCAATATTTGTTCGATCAATGGACGAAGTGGCTAAATCTGTATCAAAGGATTTATTAGATTCAATTTATTCTCTTGGAGCTACCAAATCGGAAGCAGGCATGATAATAGGACGTCAAATTGCTCCTGGAATTATTACTGCTACACTTCTTTCTATAGGACGTGCCATAGGTGATACTGCTGGGGTAATGTTTACAGCTGGTTTTACGGATAATATTCCAGTGGTTCCTTGGAGAGATCAAGCCGCTACACTTCCTTTATCAGTTTTCTTTCAATTAAGTAGTCCTATTCCTGAAGTTCGGGAGCATGCTTATGCTGCAGCTTTACTACTTACAATTATTGTTTTATTATTAAGCCTCAGTGGGAGGCTTGCAGTTGGTAGGTTGTCAAGGAATAAGATAAATTAG
- the hemB gene encoding porphobilinogen synthase — translation MKRFRQYRLNEKVRDFYAEVDIVVSDFIYPYFVVHGEKIKDEIPSMEGVFRFSVDELIKDISKIICLGIDKILLFGIISNEEKDEIGSMGILSDSVICQAVRSIKKQFPQIIIFTDICLCGYTSHGHCGLINNSDIDNDMTLPLLAEMAYQHAIAGADFVAPSAMMDGQVASIRQRLKEEKLSTKILSYSAKYASSFYGPFRDAACSFPSFGSRKTHQMDFRTIGQGLDEVASDIEEGVDWIMVKPAIPYLDMVQRISVHFPNYPLVVYQVSGEYAMLKQGAKAGLFDEKQIFFESLVAIKRAGAKYIISYYAKEFIINEK, via the coding sequence ATGAAACGATTTAGGCAATATAGGTTAAATGAAAAAGTACGTGATTTTTATGCTGAGGTAGATATTGTTGTTTCTGATTTCATCTATCCTTATTTTGTAGTACATGGAGAAAAAATTAAAGATGAAATACCCTCGATGGAGGGTGTATTTCGATTTTCGGTAGATGAATTAATTAAAGATATCTCAAAAATTATTTGTTTAGGAATTGATAAAATTTTATTGTTTGGTATAATTTCTAATGAAGAAAAAGATGAAATAGGAAGTATGGGAATATTATCTGATAGTGTTATTTGTCAAGCTGTGAGATCAATCAAGAAACAGTTTCCACAGATAATAATTTTTACTGATATATGTCTTTGTGGGTATACTTCTCATGGACATTGTGGATTAATAAATAATAGTGATATAGATAACGATATGACATTGCCTTTGTTGGCAGAAATGGCATATCAACATGCTATTGCAGGAGCAGATTTTGTAGCACCATCAGCTATGATGGATGGTCAGGTGGCTTCTATTCGACAACGATTAAAAGAAGAAAAACTTTCTACAAAAATATTGAGTTATTCTGCCAAATATGCTTCATCTTTTTATGGACCATTTCGCGATGCAGCTTGTTCTTTTCCTTCTTTTGGTAGTAGAAAAACCCACCAAATGGATTTTCGAACTATTGGACAAGGATTAGATGAAGTGGCTTCTGATATTGAAGAAGGTGTTGATTGGATTATGGTTAAACCAGCAATACCATATCTTGATATGGTGCAACGAATATCGGTTCATTTTCCAAATTATCCCTTAGTTGTCTATCAAGTTTCAGGTGAATATGCTATGTTGAAACAAGGAGCTAAAGCGGGTCTTTTTGATGAAAAGCAGATTTTTTTTGAAAGTTTGGTAGCTATTAAGCGTGCGGGAGCAAAATATATAATATCTTATTATGCTAAAGAATTTATAATAAATGAAAAATAA
- a CDS encoding precorrin-2 dehydrogenase/sirohydrochlorin ferrochelatase family protein, protein MSIFLPISINITGKHILIVGGGKIAFHKATILSLFTNRIIVVSPKFCSEFELSSFKKKRKEYESKDLENVFLVYICTEKESLNMIIKVDCENHNILTNVCDNPSLCDFISPAIYKNDNVTIAISSNAENVWQSIIIRDQIKFLIERNILKIN, encoded by the coding sequence ATGAGTATTTTTTTACCTATTTCTATTAATATTACTGGAAAGCATATTTTGATTGTGGGGGGAGGAAAAATAGCTTTTCATAAAGCTACTATCTTAAGCCTATTCACTAATAGAATCATTGTTGTTTCTCCTAAATTTTGTTCAGAATTTGAGTTATCATCTTTTAAGAAAAAAAGGAAAGAATATGAGTCAAAAGATTTGGAAAATGTTTTTTTGGTTTATATATGTACAGAAAAGGAATCATTAAATATGATAATAAAAGTTGATTGCGAGAATCACAATATTTTGACAAATGTATGTGATAATCCCAGTTTATGTGATTTTATTTCTCCTGCTATTTATAAAAATGATAATGTTACTATCGCTATATCTTCTAATGCAGAAAACGTTTGGCAATCTATTATTATTCGAGATCAAATTAAATTTTTAATAGAGAGAAATATTTTGAAAATCAATTAA
- a CDS encoding PstS family phosphate ABC transporter substrate-binding protein, with protein sequence MNNIFFIKKHSLLIVSFLFLTFMSCGQKKHLDSTTGDTLSGKVRISGSFALYPMMVKWAETFKILHPDVSFDISGGGAGKGMTDVLNEMVDVGMVSREIYSQEVENGAFCILVAKDAVVPIVNVANPELKAILSIGLRKEIARKLWNEKIKTWGAVLGTSSKTCVHVFTRSDACGAAETWASWFNARQEDLKATSIFGDPGIADAIQKDKFGIGYNNISYAYNRKTKKLNEGLAIIPLDVNGNGKIDPEESFYETMESLITAINDGRYPSPPARYLYLVTKGKPTSPALISFLKYILSEGQKYEVETGYIGLSQNELDKEIEKIK encoded by the coding sequence ATGAATAATATTTTTTTTATAAAAAAACATTCTCTTTTGATTGTAAGTTTTTTGTTTCTTACATTTATGTCTTGTGGACAAAAAAAACATTTAGATTCAACGACAGGTGATACCTTATCAGGTAAGGTTCGAATATCAGGATCCTTTGCTCTTTATCCAATGATGGTAAAATGGGCAGAAACATTTAAAATTTTACATCCTGATGTGAGTTTTGATATTTCTGGTGGTGGTGCTGGTAAAGGCATGACTGACGTCCTTAACGAAATGGTAGATGTAGGTATGGTTTCTCGCGAGATTTATTCACAAGAAGTAGAAAATGGGGCTTTTTGTATTCTTGTGGCAAAAGACGCTGTTGTTCCTATTGTCAATGTAGCTAATCCTGAATTGAAGGCTATATTATCAATTGGTTTGAGAAAAGAAATTGCACGGAAATTGTGGAATGAAAAAATCAAAACATGGGGAGCTGTATTGGGTACTTCAAGTAAAACTTGTGTGCATGTATTTACTCGTTCTGATGCCTGTGGTGCTGCTGAAACATGGGCTTCATGGTTTAATGCTAGACAAGAGGATTTGAAGGCAACTTCTATTTTTGGTGATCCTGGTATTGCAGATGCGATACAGAAAGACAAATTCGGTATTGGTTATAATAATATTAGTTATGCTTATAATCGGAAAACTAAAAAACTCAATGAAGGATTAGCAATTATTCCTTTGGATGTAAATGGAAATGGCAAGATAGACCCTGAAGAAAGTTTCTATGAAACAATGGAATCATTAATTACTGCAATTAACGATGGACGATATCCTTCTCCCCCCGCTCGTTATCTTTATTTAGTAACCAAAGGTAAGCCTACTAGTCCTGCTTTAATTTCTTTTCTTAAATATATTCTTTCTGAAGGACAGAAATATGAAGTTGAAACAGGGTATATTGGTCTTAGTCAAAATGAGTTAGACAAAGAGATTGAAAAAATCAAATAG
- a CDS encoding sulfate adenylyltransferase subunit 1, with protein sequence MVTSEYSNMELLRFTTAGSVDDGKSTLIGRLLYDSKSIFKDQLDSVKAISERLGNSKVNLALLTDGLRSEREQGITIDVAYRYFSTPIRKFIIADTPGHIEYTRNMVTGASTATAAVILVDARNGVVEQTKRHSYIASLLQIPDVILAVNKMDLVSFSEGIFNKIIEEYSFIVQKLNLRKIYYIPISALDGDNVVKYSKRMLWYKGDTLLHLLETIPLKENISSLPARFPIQYVIRPQTKQFHDYRAYAGRVASGTFKVGDLITVLPSYTQSIIKAIDDVKKSLKEVFSLQSVAIRLNDDIDASRGDMIVKRDDLPIVDVNISLMVCWLNRRPLSIGTKYVIRHTTDEVLGVIKEVSYKVDISTMENIADEKIVRMNDIAQISIRTSKPLKYDLYFNNRVTGSLIFIDGNTFETVGAGMIIK encoded by the coding sequence ATGGTTACAAGTGAATATTCCAATATGGAGCTATTACGATTTACTACGGCAGGTAGTGTGGATGATGGGAAAAGTACGTTGATTGGACGTTTACTCTATGATAGTAAGTCTATTTTTAAAGATCAATTGGATTCCGTTAAAGCAATTAGTGAACGTTTAGGTAATAGTAAAGTCAATTTGGCATTATTGACTGATGGATTGCGTTCTGAACGAGAACAGGGTATTACTATTGATGTTGCTTATCGTTATTTTTCCACTCCTATACGAAAATTTATTATTGCTGATACTCCAGGGCATATAGAATATACACGTAATATGGTAACCGGTGCTTCTACCGCTACTGCTGCTGTTATTCTCGTAGATGCTCGTAATGGAGTTGTGGAACAAACTAAACGTCATTCTTATATAGCTTCGCTATTACAGATACCAGATGTAATTTTAGCTGTTAATAAAATGGATTTGGTTAGTTTTTCCGAAGGAATATTTAATAAAATAATAGAAGAATATTCATTTATTGTTCAAAAGTTGAATTTGAGAAAAATATATTATATACCTATTTCAGCTCTTGATGGGGATAATGTAGTAAAGTACTCTAAAAGGATGCTTTGGTATAAAGGTGATACGCTTTTGCATTTGTTAGAAACAATTCCATTAAAGGAGAATATCAGTAGTTTACCAGCTCGTTTTCCTATACAATATGTTATTCGTCCGCAAACTAAACAATTTCATGATTATAGAGCATATGCTGGAAGAGTTGCTTCAGGAACATTTAAAGTAGGAGATTTGATAACTGTTTTGCCTTCTTATACTCAATCTATTATAAAAGCTATAGATGATGTAAAAAAATCTTTGAAGGAAGTTTTTTCTCTTCAGTCGGTAGCAATTCGTTTAAATGATGATATTGATGCAAGTAGAGGAGATATGATTGTAAAGAGAGATGATTTGCCCATAGTTGATGTAAATATTTCACTTATGGTTTGTTGGCTTAATCGCCGTCCATTGAGTATTGGAACTAAATATGTTATTAGACATACTACTGATGAAGTATTAGGAGTGATCAAGGAAGTAAGCTATAAAGTAGATATCAGTACAATGGAGAATATAGCTGATGAAAAAATTGTAAGAATGAACGATATAGCACAAATTTCTATTAGAACTTCTAAGCCGTTGAAATACGATCTTTATTTTAACAATCGTGTTACTGGAAGTTTGATATTTATTGATGGAAATACATTTGAAACTGTCGGAGCTGGAATGATAATAAAGTAA
- a CDS encoding phosphoadenylyl-sulfate reductase, translating to MHEDIDLLNSCFVDKSPEDLLTFFLKKYKGRIGLASSLGLEDQVLTDMILKIDSETTIFSIDTGRLFPETYLLIDNINSVYNIKLDIYMPKSEDVEAYIKKNGVNGFYESLDKRKECCRIRKIEPLLRALSALDVWICGLRREQSVTRSNIRMVEWDEVNKLIKVNPLVNWKEQEIWSYIEINQVPYNVLQKRGFPSVGCQPCTRAIKKGEDIRAGRWWWESSEHKECGLHKR from the coding sequence ATGCATGAAGATATAGATTTATTGAATAGCTGTTTTGTAGATAAATCACCGGAGGATTTATTGACTTTTTTTTTAAAAAAATATAAAGGCCGTATAGGCTTAGCTTCTAGCTTGGGATTAGAGGATCAAGTATTAACAGATATGATTTTGAAAATAGATTCTGAAACTACTATTTTTTCAATTGATACTGGAAGGTTGTTTCCGGAGACTTACTTATTAATTGATAATATTAATAGTGTATATAATATTAAGTTGGATATATATATGCCAAAAAGTGAAGATGTTGAGGCTTATATTAAAAAAAATGGTGTTAATGGTTTTTATGAAAGTCTAGATAAACGCAAAGAATGTTGTAGGATAAGAAAAATAGAACCACTTTTGCGGGCCTTATCTGCTTTGGATGTTTGGATTTGTGGACTTCGTAGAGAACAATCGGTAACGCGTAGTAATATTCGAATGGTAGAATGGGATGAAGTCAATAAGCTGATTAAAGTAAATCCGTTAGTAAATTGGAAAGAACAGGAAATATGGAGTTATATAGAGATTAATCAAGTGCCGTATAATGTACTTCAAAAAAGAGGTTTTCCCAGTGTTGGTTGTCAACCGTGTACTCGTGCCATTAAAAAAGGTGAGGATATTCGTGCAGGTCGTTGGTGGTGGGAAAGTTCTGAGCACAAGGAATGTGGATTACATAAAAGATGA
- the cysD gene encoding sulfate adenylyltransferase subunit CysD: MKNKLTHLEELESESVYVIREVAAQFEKPVLLFSGGKDSIIMAHLSYKAFYPSAIPFPFLHIDTGHNFEETIVYRDSLIKKLCVKLFVGSVQEDIDLGCVREEIGYGASRNKLQTVALLKAMEKNKFDAALGGARRDEEKVRAKERFFSHRDEFGQWDPKNQRPELWDIFNGKKHLGEHFRVFPLSNWTEMDIWQYILKENIELPSLYFTHEREVFERDGMWFAYYPFVKLKPDEKLICKYVRCRTIGDVTCTGLSLSRAHTIEEIIDEIASSRVTERGARSDDRRSEASMEDRKKTGYF; this comes from the coding sequence ATGAAAAATAAATTAACTCATCTGGAAGAATTGGAATCGGAATCGGTTTATGTAATTAGAGAAGTGGCTGCACAGTTTGAGAAGCCAGTGTTATTATTTTCTGGTGGGAAAGACTCAATTATTATGGCACATTTATCTTACAAAGCATTTTATCCATCGGCTATTCCCTTTCCTTTTTTACATATAGATACAGGACATAATTTTGAAGAAACAATTGTTTATCGTGATAGTTTGATTAAGAAGTTATGTGTAAAGTTATTTGTTGGTTCTGTTCAAGAGGATATTGATTTGGGTTGTGTTAGAGAGGAGATTGGATATGGTGCTAGCCGTAATAAATTGCAAACAGTGGCTTTATTAAAAGCTATGGAAAAAAATAAATTTGATGCTGCTTTGGGGGGAGCTCGAAGAGATGAAGAAAAAGTTCGAGCGAAAGAGCGTTTTTTTTCACATCGTGATGAATTTGGGCAATGGGATCCTAAAAATCAACGTCCTGAATTATGGGATATTTTTAATGGAAAAAAACACTTAGGCGAACATTTTCGTGTATTCCCTTTAAGTAATTGGACAGAAATGGATATTTGGCAATACATTTTGAAAGAAAATATTGAATTACCAAGCCTTTACTTTACACATGAGCGTGAAGTTTTTGAACGAGATGGTATGTGGTTTGCTTATTATCCTTTTGTGAAACTGAAGCCTGATGAAAAACTTATTTGTAAGTATGTTCGTTGTAGGACAATTGGAGATGTTACTTGTACTGGACTTTCCCTTTCTAGGGCTCACACTATAGAAGAGATTATTGATGAAATAGCCTCTTCTCGAGTTACTGAACGAGGTGCACGTTCCGATGATAGACGTTCAGAGGCTTCAATGGAGGATAGAAAAAAAACTGGATATTTTTGA
- the cobA gene encoding uroporphyrinogen-III C-methyltransferase, whose translation MDTSKFSKGNLRVISRNSPLSLLQVKEVFSFFPNIDYQLITIESFGDKNKHVALFDISNVSSFFLEEESISDFFTRELDEALIYNKADIAVHSAKDLPYPLPYDLELFALFQAMDKSDSLISRNNLTLEQLPPRARVGTSSQKRKTELLKIRPDLEVVSIRGNIEERIAKMDNGFIDALIVATCALIRLGMEARIACILPFETHSLQGNLAIVGRKNDKNVKNLFCIQDIRKRYGKVSLVGFGPGDPDLLTIGGYKALLSADIIFYDDLLNQEFLSRFLVEKVYVGKRKEVHRFHQGEINEFLYREAISGKRVVRLKGGDPMIFAHGREEIDFLQSRFVEVNIIPGISSGIAMSSYTHIPLTYRGLASSVAFVTGHSEENIQVPTTDTLVYYMSGANLSVIARKLIAVGRREDLPVALIYSVSLPNQKIWYSSLKELQYSIIKYPTPILLIIGEVVSFEKKETCKSQVLLTGTSNETSIRYVNAIHTPLIKINKIENNKRLYTSIKEISVFDWIIFTSRYGVYYFFESLNEMKLDMKVLSAVYIASVGKATSLELNKHGFYADIESESESAEGLINYFKVMRLTRKRILLPRSNRGLKYLSELLEQLGNEVIDIPVYTNEINDKAEKVDLSFFQKIVFSSPSGVNAFIQLYRMLPSGIQMIAKGKTTFSSLFSFFKIDSIRN comes from the coding sequence ATGGATACTTCTAAGTTTTCAAAAGGAAATTTAAGGGTTATTAGTAGGAACAGTCCTCTTTCATTGCTTCAAGTGAAGGAAGTCTTCTCATTTTTTCCGAATATTGATTATCAGTTAATAACTATAGAATCGTTTGGAGATAAGAATAAACATGTTGCCTTGTTTGATATATCTAATGTATCTTCTTTTTTTCTAGAAGAAGAAAGCATTTCAGATTTTTTTACGCGTGAATTGGATGAGGCATTGATTTATAATAAAGCAGATATTGCTGTTCATTCAGCCAAAGATTTGCCTTATCCTTTACCATATGATTTAGAGTTATTTGCTCTATTTCAAGCAATGGATAAGTCTGATTCTTTGATTAGTAGAAATAATTTGACATTAGAACAGTTACCCCCAAGAGCAAGGGTTGGTACGAGTTCTCAAAAAAGAAAAACCGAATTGTTGAAGATTCGTCCTGATTTGGAAGTTGTAAGTATTCGTGGAAATATTGAGGAACGCATAGCTAAGATGGATAATGGTTTTATAGATGCTTTAATTGTAGCTACTTGTGCATTAATACGATTAGGGATGGAAGCTCGCATAGCTTGTATACTTCCATTTGAAACCCATTCCTTGCAAGGGAATTTAGCTATTGTTGGACGGAAAAATGACAAGAATGTTAAAAATTTGTTTTGTATACAAGATATACGGAAAAGATATGGGAAAGTAAGTTTAGTTGGATTTGGACCTGGTGATCCTGATCTGTTGACTATTGGAGGATATAAGGCTTTGTTATCAGCTGATATTATTTTTTACGATGATTTATTAAATCAAGAGTTTCTTTCTCGATTTTTGGTAGAAAAAGTGTATGTAGGTAAAAGAAAAGAAGTTCACCGATTTCATCAAGGTGAGATTAATGAATTTCTTTACCGGGAAGCAATTTCAGGAAAGAGAGTAGTGAGATTAAAGGGGGGGGATCCAATGATTTTTGCACATGGGCGTGAAGAGATTGATTTTTTACAGAGTCGTTTTGTAGAGGTAAATATTATTCCAGGTATTTCTTCTGGGATTGCTATGTCTTCTTATACACATATTCCGTTGACATATAGAGGATTAGCATCTTCTGTTGCTTTTGTAACTGGACATTCAGAAGAAAATATACAAGTTCCCACTACCGATACTTTGGTTTATTATATGAGTGGTGCTAACCTGTCTGTGATTGCAAGAAAATTGATAGCTGTAGGGCGTAGGGAAGATTTGCCTGTCGCTTTGATTTATAGTGTTTCGTTACCAAATCAGAAAATTTGGTATTCTTCATTGAAAGAACTACAGTATTCAATTATTAAATACCCTACTCCTATTTTATTGATAATAGGTGAAGTAGTTTCATTTGAAAAAAAAGAAACATGTAAAAGTCAAGTATTATTAACAGGGACTTCCAATGAAACTAGTATTCGTTATGTAAATGCAATTCATACTCCTTTAATTAAGATAAATAAGATAGAAAATAATAAACGTTTATATACTTCTATAAAAGAGATAAGTGTTTTTGATTGGATTATTTTTACTAGTCGTTATGGTGTCTATTATTTTTTTGAATCATTAAACGAAATGAAGTTAGATATGAAAGTTTTATCTGCTGTTTATATAGCTTCGGTTGGGAAAGCAACCTCTTTGGAATTAAATAAACATGGATTTTATGCTGACATAGAATCAGAAAGTGAATCGGCAGAGGGGTTGATTAATTATTTCAAAGTTATGCGATTAACAAGAAAGCGGATATTGCTTCCTCGTTCGAATAGAGGCCTGAAATATCTTTCTGAATTATTGGAACAACTTGGGAATGAAGTAATAGATATTCCAGTATATACTAATGAAATAAATGATAAAGCAGAGAAAGTAGATTTGTCTTTTTTTCAAAAAATTGTTTTTTCTTCTCCTTCTGGAGTAAATGCTTTCATACAACTTTACAGAATGTTACCTTCTGGAATTCAAATGATTGCAAAAGGAAAAACTACGTTTAGTTCATTGTTTAGTTTTTTTAAAATAGATTCTATCCGAAATTGA
- the rplM gene encoding 50S ribosomal protein L13: MDTLSYKTVSANSATLNKEWVVVDANGQRLGRLASKVAKLLRGKYKPNFTPHVDCGDNVIIINTNKIVLTGKKWTDRVYFSYTGYPGGQRKATPTDLLKKGSDCLLRKVVKGMLPKNRLGAKILKHLYIYDGIEHKHEAQQPRTIDVDLLK; this comes from the coding sequence GTGGATACTTTAAGTTATAAGACTGTTTCTGCAAATTCTGCAACTCTTAATAAAGAATGGGTTGTTGTAGATGCCAATGGACAGCGTCTAGGACGCTTGGCTTCTAAGGTAGCAAAACTCCTTAGGGGTAAATATAAACCCAACTTTACTCCTCATGTAGATTGCGGAGACAATGTAATTATTATCAATACTAACAAAATTGTTTTAACTGGTAAAAAGTGGACTGATCGTGTATACTTTTCTTATACAGGTTATCCTGGCGGGCAGAGAAAGGCTACTCCGACAGATTTATTGAAAAAGGGTAGTGATTGTTTATTGAGAAAAGTAGTAAAAGGAATGCTTCCTAAAAATCGTTTGGGTGCAAAGATTCTTAAACATCTTTATATATATGATGGGATTGAACATAAACATGAAGCTCAACAACCTAGAACGATTGATGTTGATTTACTTAAATAA
- the rpsI gene encoding 30S ribosomal protein S9: MEIVNALGRRKTAVARVYVREGSGKILINQRSLESYFPSSILRYVVKQPLNKLGVSEQYDITINLKGGGYKGQSEAIRLGIARALIKINSKDKPLLRSEGFVTRDSRKVERKKPGRPKARKKFQFSKR; encoded by the coding sequence ATGGAAATAGTAAACGCTTTAGGAAGGAGGAAAACTGCTGTAGCTCGTGTTTATGTTAGAGAAGGTTCGGGAAAAATTTTGATTAATCAACGTAGTCTTGAATCTTATTTTCCTTCTTCAATACTTCGATATGTTGTAAAACAGCCTTTAAATAAACTTGGTGTCTCTGAACAATATGATATTACAATTAATTTGAAGGGAGGAGGTTACAAGGGGCAGTCAGAGGCAATACGTTTGGGTATTGCTAGAGCATTGATAAAAATAAATTCAAAAGATAAACCACTTTTAAGAAGTGAAGGTTTTGTAACGCGAGATTCGCGTAAGGTGGAACGGAAAAAGCCAGGAAGGCCTAAAGCTAGAAAGAAGTTCCAGTTTTCAAAACGTTAG
- the pstC gene encoding phosphate ABC transporter permease subunit PstC yields MLGRIFKDKIAKKVMQGLTFFAFLLLVMMGVGLYYKSVSIIKANSIWQLLSSSEWSPLTGHFGFYSFILGTVYVTLLAVGISVPISLLMALFLTQNAKSWIKKIVFPVLDILAAIPSVIYGVWGILIIVPFIANVLGPYFVDYTSGYTVLAGGVVLSVMLVPLLVSLFVEIFSTIPESYKDASASLGATRWQTSRSVILRKSSSGIIASVMLAISKAFGETIAVLMVCGSVVKNPKSLFDSCYPLSVLIANNFGEMMSVPMYESALMFAALIMFIIIFIFNVISRLALQRIERSLRL; encoded by the coding sequence ATGCTTGGTAGAATTTTTAAAGATAAAATTGCAAAAAAGGTAATGCAAGGCTTGACTTTTTTTGCATTTCTACTTTTAGTAATGATGGGTGTAGGATTATATTACAAATCAGTATCTATTATAAAAGCAAATTCGATATGGCAATTATTATCTAGTTCTGAGTGGAGTCCTTTAACTGGTCATTTTGGTTTTTATTCATTCATTCTTGGTACAGTATATGTGACGTTATTGGCAGTAGGTATTTCTGTGCCCATTAGTCTGTTGATGGCTTTGTTTTTGACTCAAAATGCCAAGTCATGGATAAAAAAAATTGTTTTTCCGGTATTGGATATTTTAGCTGCAATTCCGTCTGTTATTTATGGTGTATGGGGGATACTAATTATTGTTCCTTTTATTGCCAATGTTTTGGGTCCTTATTTTGTTGATTATACTAGTGGATATACAGTTTTGGCTGGAGGTGTTGTACTTAGTGTAATGCTTGTTCCTTTGTTAGTTAGTTTATTTGTTGAAATTTTTTCTACTATACCAGAGAGTTATAAAGATGCTTCTGCTTCTTTAGGTGCTACACGTTGGCAAACATCTCGTAGTGTAATTTTACGTAAATCCTCTTCAGGAATCATTGCTTCAGTTATGCTTGCCATATCAAAAGCTTTTGGTGAAACGATAGCCGTACTTATGGTTTGTGGTAGTGTTGTGAAAAATCCCAAGTCATTATTTGATTCGTGTTATCCTTTGTCAGTATTAATTGCAAATAATTTTGGTGAAATGATGTCGGTACCGATGTATGAATCGGCATTGATGTTTGCTGCATTAATAATGTTTATCATCATATTTATTTTTAATGTTATATCTCGTTTGGCTCTCCAACGTATAGAAAGATCACTTAGATTATGA